One Paraburkholderia sp. IMGN_8 DNA window includes the following coding sequences:
- the aat gene encoding leucyl/phenylalanyl-tRNA--protein transferase, which produces MVPWLGPDDPFPSVERALGATSGAPGLLAASGDLLPSRLIDAYRRGIFPWYSDGQPVLWWSPDPRMILRPAEFKVSPSLRKTLKRVLRDDAWEIRVDHDFAAVMRACAQAPRRGQRGTWITADVVEAYSSLHRVGDAHSIETWFEGKRVGGLYGVSFGRMFFGESMFANVTDASKMALAALVGHLRRHEIEMIDCQQNTSHLASLGGREIARKAFIAHVRASVDAEPIPWRFDKTVLLDVVAPAA; this is translated from the coding sequence ATGGTTCCCTGGCTCGGACCTGACGATCCGTTTCCGTCCGTCGAGCGCGCGCTCGGCGCGACAAGCGGCGCACCCGGCCTGCTCGCCGCGAGCGGCGATCTGCTGCCGTCGCGGCTGATCGACGCCTATCGGCGCGGCATCTTCCCCTGGTATTCAGACGGCCAGCCGGTGCTGTGGTGGAGCCCCGACCCGCGCATGATCCTGCGCCCCGCCGAGTTCAAGGTGTCGCCGTCGCTGCGCAAAACGCTGAAGCGCGTCCTGCGTGACGACGCGTGGGAAATCCGCGTCGACCACGATTTCGCCGCCGTGATGCGCGCCTGCGCGCAGGCGCCGCGGCGCGGTCAGCGCGGCACGTGGATTACGGCCGACGTGGTCGAAGCGTATTCGTCGCTGCATCGGGTGGGTGACGCGCACAGCATCGAAACCTGGTTCGAAGGCAAGCGCGTAGGCGGCTTGTACGGGGTGTCGTTCGGCCGGATGTTCTTCGGCGAATCGATGTTTGCGAACGTCACCGATGCATCGAAAATGGCGCTGGCCGCTCTGGTCGGACACTTGCGCCGTCACGAAATAGAAATGATAGACTGCCAGCAGAACACGTCGCATCTGGCGTCGCTGGGCGGTCGCGAGATAGCGCGCAAAGCGTTCATCGCGCATGTTCGCGCGTCTGTCGACGCGGAGCCGATTCCCTGGCGCTTCGACAAGACCGTGTTGCTCGATGTGGTCGCGCCGGCGGCGTAA
- a CDS encoding TetR/AcrR family transcriptional regulator, with amino-acid sequence MGITERKTRQKQALRERILDAARRIVMREGFAALSMRKIADAIEYSPATLYLHFASRDEIAQALCAEGYAQLLETFVPLAQIADPAERLKALGRAYVAFGVAHPETYRLIFMEDPSYTGAALGGVAAPAASADIAPVEESGTPLKADDDPGDASLRIMIVALEELKAAGRLPASVDVAVWAEAFWATMHGIVALNLTCPVFPSAPLDTVVDVALDAWLGARHAAEPQAEPAAQQPAAKNTRARKQSTEARTESSAQLSTRPKAASA; translated from the coding sequence ATGGGAATCACCGAACGAAAAACTCGCCAGAAACAGGCGCTGCGCGAGCGCATCCTCGATGCGGCGCGGCGCATCGTCATGCGTGAAGGCTTTGCTGCGTTGTCGATGCGCAAGATCGCCGACGCCATCGAATATTCACCTGCCACGCTGTATCTTCATTTCGCGAGCCGCGACGAGATCGCTCAGGCGTTGTGCGCGGAAGGTTATGCGCAATTGCTCGAGACCTTCGTGCCGCTTGCGCAGATCGCCGATCCGGCTGAACGACTCAAGGCGCTCGGGCGCGCTTATGTGGCGTTCGGCGTTGCGCATCCGGAAACCTACCGGCTGATCTTCATGGAAGATCCGAGCTACACAGGCGCCGCGCTCGGCGGCGTTGCCGCGCCGGCTGCATCGGCTGACATTGCGCCAGTGGAAGAGAGCGGCACACCGCTCAAAGCAGACGACGATCCCGGAGACGCCTCGTTGCGCATCATGATCGTCGCGCTCGAGGAGTTGAAAGCAGCGGGGCGCTTGCCCGCATCGGTGGACGTGGCGGTATGGGCCGAGGCTTTCTGGGCGACCATGCATGGCATCGTCGCGCTTAATCTCACGTGCCCGGTATTTCCGAGCGCGCCGCTCGACACGGTAGTGGACGTTGCGCTCGATGCATGGCTCGGCGCGCGGCACGCGGCAGAGCCGCAGGCCGAACCGGCGGCGCAGCAACCCGCAGCAAAAAACACGCGCGCCCGCAAACAGTCCACCGAAGCACGTACCGAATCTTCCGCACAGTTGTCCACCAGGCCCAAAGCGGCGAGCGCGTGA
- a CDS encoding DUF1488 domain-containing protein, with protein sequence MAARDVQEGNSGDWTVIQPGEYHIDVLRSWPVCAGVRLLPDTSDEATMEIRFPADAPAYRDSNLTVVFPALVDGEPVPCAISVEALEDHFGAYTEDLEGWMRAFDAGRPHIEAVAREHLQISNGTPVLLKSGHFPPGNVAG encoded by the coding sequence ATGGCGGCGCGAGACGTGCAGGAAGGCAACTCGGGAGACTGGACCGTGATCCAGCCGGGCGAGTACCATATCGACGTTCTCCGAAGCTGGCCTGTTTGCGCCGGCGTCCGTCTTCTACCGGATACTTCTGATGAGGCGACCATGGAAATTCGGTTTCCCGCGGACGCGCCCGCTTACCGCGACTCCAATCTGACTGTCGTGTTTCCCGCGCTGGTCGATGGCGAACCCGTGCCGTGCGCGATCTCGGTCGAAGCGCTCGAAGATCACTTCGGCGCCTACACCGAGGATCTCGAAGGCTGGATGCGCGCGTTCGACGCCGGACGTCCGCACATCGAGGCGGTCGCGCGCGAACATCTGCAGATCAGTAACGGCACGCCTGTGCTGCTCAAGAGCGGCCACTTTCCGCCTGGCAACGTCGCGGGCTGA
- a CDS encoding enoyl-CoA hydratase/isomerase family protein produces MSSSASPAVSDEVATYVANRIGFIELERPKALNALSTGMIRAMHAALDQWREDPDVLAVVVRSQHPRAFCAGGDIRFLYESAQRGEHDVRDTFFIEEYRLNHAIFTYPKPYIALMNGVVMGGGVGISQGAHRTGGLRVVTNSTRMAMPETRIGLFPDVGASWFLSRTPGALGRYLAVTGETIGAADALYAGLADAYIDDSALPALVDTLRSELFERGSDVVACIERETRSHRVVPNPEDSSLASTRALIDRHFALPDVVQILASLERESEGDAAEWAEQTIGVLRERSPLSMAVSLEVVTRAEGSMADVLRCDLDLTRTCFEHGDVIEGIRARIIDKDNAPRWRFARIEDVSAADVEKMFESPWPANEHPLRDLHG; encoded by the coding sequence ATGTCCAGTTCCGCCTCGCCCGCCGTCAGCGACGAAGTCGCGACCTACGTAGCCAACCGCATCGGTTTCATCGAACTGGAGCGCCCGAAGGCGCTCAATGCACTGTCGACCGGCATGATTCGGGCGATGCACGCGGCGCTCGACCAGTGGCGCGAAGATCCCGACGTGCTCGCGGTGGTGGTGCGCAGCCAGCATCCGCGCGCTTTCTGCGCGGGCGGCGATATCCGCTTTCTGTACGAGTCGGCGCAGCGCGGTGAACACGACGTGCGCGATACGTTTTTCATCGAGGAATACCGGCTCAATCATGCGATCTTTACGTATCCGAAGCCGTATATCGCGTTGATGAACGGCGTCGTGATGGGCGGCGGGGTGGGCATTTCGCAGGGGGCGCATCGCACCGGCGGTCTGCGCGTCGTGACCAACTCGACCAGAATGGCGATGCCGGAGACGCGTATCGGACTCTTCCCCGATGTCGGCGCGAGCTGGTTTCTGTCGCGCACACCGGGCGCGCTCGGCCGCTATCTGGCAGTGACCGGCGAGACGATCGGTGCGGCCGACGCGCTCTACGCAGGTCTCGCCGACGCCTATATCGACGATTCAGCGCTGCCCGCGCTAGTCGATACATTGCGCAGCGAACTGTTCGAACGGGGTTCCGACGTGGTGGCGTGCATCGAGCGCGAGACCCGCTCGCATCGAGTCGTGCCGAATCCGGAGGACTCGTCGCTCGCGAGCACACGTGCGCTGATCGACCGGCATTTTGCGTTGCCCGATGTCGTGCAGATACTCGCGTCGCTCGAACGGGAAAGCGAAGGCGATGCCGCCGAATGGGCGGAGCAGACGATCGGCGTGTTGCGCGAGCGTTCGCCCTTGTCGATGGCGGTGTCGCTGGAAGTGGTGACGCGGGCCGAGGGTTCGATGGCGGACGTGCTGCGCTGCGATCTCGATCTGACACGCACGTGCTTCGAGCATGGCGACGTGATCGAAGGGATTCGCGCGCGCATCATCGATAAGGATAACGCGCCGCGTTGGCGCTTCGCGCGCATCGAAGACGTCAGCGCCGCTGACGTGGAGAAGATGTTCGAAAGCCCGTGGCCGGCAAACGAACATCCGCTACGTGATCTGCACGGCTAA
- a CDS encoding heme-degrading domain-containing protein, which yields MDIAHDLQSIAAQEKALVFPQFDADRAWQVGAYLHEIAKARGIAVAIDVRTFGQPLFFSALEGATPDNVDWVRRKNNTVAHFRRSSYAIGLKMQLAGSTLAEKHGLPATEYASHGGAFPLTVAGAGVIGSVTVSGLPQRADHELVVEALCAQLGHDYSKLALANA from the coding sequence ATGGATATCGCTCACGATCTGCAGTCGATTGCCGCTCAGGAAAAAGCGCTGGTGTTCCCCCAATTCGATGCTGACCGCGCGTGGCAGGTCGGTGCGTATCTGCATGAGATCGCCAAGGCGCGTGGTATCGCGGTGGCTATCGACGTGCGCACCTTCGGCCAACCGCTCTTCTTCAGCGCACTCGAGGGCGCGACGCCCGACAACGTCGATTGGGTTCGCCGCAAGAACAACACGGTCGCGCACTTCCGCCGTAGCTCGTACGCGATCGGCCTGAAGATGCAACTGGCGGGCAGCACGCTCGCCGAGAAGCACGGCTTGCCGGCCACGGAATACGCATCGCACGGCGGCGCGTTTCCGTTGACGGTAGCGGGTGCCGGCGTGATCGGCTCGGTGACCGTTTCAGGCTTGCCGCAGCGCGCCGATCATGAACTGGTGGTGGAAGCACTGTGCGCGCAACTTGGCCACGACTATAGCAAGCTCGCGCTTGCAAATGCGTGA
- a CDS encoding NUDIX hydrolase, with the protein MKFCSVCGHGVSLSIPPGDNRERFVCGSCGTVHYQNPRNVVGTVPVWDDKVLLCRRAIEPRYGYWTLPAGFMEMGETTAEAASRETLEEAGARVEVQNLFSLLNVPHVHQVHLFYMARLLDLDVAAGEESLEVKLFEEHEIPWDEIAFPTVGQTLRFFFADRAAGSFGLHTGDIFRSLREG; encoded by the coding sequence ATGAAATTCTGTTCTGTCTGCGGCCACGGCGTCAGCCTGAGCATTCCGCCGGGCGACAACCGCGAGCGCTTCGTATGCGGCAGTTGCGGCACGGTGCACTATCAGAATCCGCGCAACGTGGTCGGCACCGTCCCGGTCTGGGACGACAAAGTGCTGCTGTGCCGTCGCGCGATCGAACCGCGCTACGGCTACTGGACGCTGCCCGCAGGCTTCATGGAAATGGGCGAAACGACGGCCGAAGCGGCCTCGCGCGAGACGCTGGAAGAAGCCGGCGCCCGCGTCGAAGTGCAGAACCTGTTCTCGCTGCTGAACGTGCCGCACGTGCATCAGGTGCATCTGTTCTACATGGCGCGCCTGCTCGATCTCGACGTCGCCGCGGGCGAGGAAAGCCTCGAGGTCAAGCTCTTCGAGGAACACGAGATTCCGTGGGACGAGATCGCCTTCCCGACGGTCGGCCAGACCCTGCGCTTTTTCTTCGCTGACCGCGCCGCCGGCAGCTTCGGCCTGCACACGGGCGATATCTTCCGCTCGCTGCGCGAAGGTTGA
- a CDS encoding NAD-dependent epimerase/dehydratase family protein — protein MQVTGKVGLFDAAGAAGQCIAAALSAAGRDYRVVGRSHKPLEAAFGQDPHAEIVTWNPDDAASITAAAAGLQTVIYLVGVPYDQFASHPPLMEKTLAGVTAAGVERFILIGTVYPYGRARGNPITENHPREPHTFKGKMRLAQENLVLAAHGRDGLSTLVLRLPDFYGPGIERSLLNGVFEGAAHGKRAQMIGPVDVPHEFIYLPDIGPVVEKLTRTSEAYGRWWHLAGAGTITQREVAKQAYALAGREPKLTVAGKTLLRVLGLFNPLMRELVEMNYLMTDPVVLDDTALSTLIGSIAKTSYEDGIRQSFPAAREAASATAATDRTTAKPA, from the coding sequence ATGCAAGTCACAGGAAAAGTGGGTTTATTCGATGCCGCGGGCGCGGCCGGTCAATGCATTGCGGCGGCGCTGAGCGCGGCGGGCCGGGATTATCGCGTGGTCGGCCGCTCGCACAAGCCGCTCGAGGCGGCCTTCGGCCAGGATCCGCACGCGGAAATCGTCACGTGGAATCCCGACGATGCGGCTTCGATCACCGCGGCGGCGGCCGGGTTGCAAACGGTCATCTATCTGGTCGGCGTGCCCTACGATCAATTCGCCTCGCACCCGCCGTTGATGGAAAAGACCCTTGCCGGCGTGACGGCGGCAGGCGTCGAGCGCTTTATTCTGATCGGCACGGTGTATCCGTACGGCCGCGCGCGCGGCAACCCCATCACCGAAAATCATCCGCGCGAGCCGCACACCTTCAAAGGCAAGATGCGGCTCGCACAGGAAAATCTGGTGTTGGCGGCACACGGCCGCGACGGCTTGTCGACGCTGGTGTTGCGCCTGCCCGACTTCTACGGTCCGGGCATCGAGCGCAGTCTGTTGAACGGCGTGTTCGAGGGCGCCGCTCACGGTAAGCGCGCGCAGATGATCGGCCCGGTGGATGTGCCGCACGAATTCATTTACCTGCCGGACATCGGGCCGGTGGTCGAGAAACTGACGCGTACGTCCGAAGCCTACGGCCGCTGGTGGCACCTGGCCGGCGCCGGCACGATCACGCAGCGTGAAGTGGCCAAACAGGCGTATGCGCTGGCGGGCCGCGAGCCGAAGTTGACGGTGGCCGGCAAGACCCTGTTGCGCGTGCTCGGCCTGTTCAATCCGCTGATGCGGGAGCTGGTGGAGATGAATTACCTGATGACGGACCCCGTAGTGCTCGACGACACCGCGTTGAGTACGTTGATCGGATCTATCGCCAAGACCTCGTACGAAGACGGTATCCGGCAGTCATTCCCCGCAGCGCGCGAAGCGGCCTCGGCAACTGCTGCGACAGACCGGACCACGGCGAAACCTGCTTAG
- a CDS encoding multidrug efflux SMR transporter: protein MRMPPYALLAIAIVAEVIATSAMRASEGFSRLLPAAVVVLGYGIAFYCLSLTLKSIPVGIVYAVWSGAGIVLITLVAVVMYRQVPDVPAVIGLGLIVAGVAVLNMFSKMQAH, encoded by the coding sequence ATGCGGATGCCTCCTTATGCATTGCTCGCCATAGCCATTGTCGCCGAAGTGATCGCGACCTCCGCGATGCGAGCGTCGGAAGGATTTTCACGGCTGCTGCCCGCAGCGGTGGTCGTGCTCGGCTATGGCATTGCGTTCTATTGCCTGTCGCTCACGCTTAAGAGTATTCCCGTCGGCATCGTCTATGCGGTGTGGTCCGGCGCCGGCATCGTGCTGATTACGCTGGTCGCGGTCGTCATGTACCGCCAGGTGCCTGACGTGCCGGCCGTCATTGGGCTTGGGCTGATCGTTGCCGGTGTCGCCGTGTTGAATATGTTCTCGAAGATGCAGGCGCACTGA